The Marivirga salinae DNA window CCAACTACCATGGCAGAGTTAGCTCATGATAAAGTATGGGAATTTCATCTTTCTCCTGAAGAATTTGAGAGTGAAAAAGAAAACTATCTGATTGTTCACCATATGCGAGAGGGAGATAAGATAAGAGTCAAATGTTTATCAGGCGAGCAACCGAGAGAAGATGCCGTTCAAGTTCGAGCTCAGCTGGAGGATGCTTATTTATGGTTGATGAAGAGTAAAAATAATAAGGAAAATGAATAAGTGTGTTAAGAATTAAATGGTATAAAGTCTATTGGAGGTAATATAGAGGACACCCCACCCCCCCCCCCTCAAGGGGGGAGTTGCCTTGATTTAGCTTTCTGCCCAGAAATTTAACACCACTTTTACCAAATCTTAGATTTATAAAGTGTGAAAATAGGGATAAAATTAATTGTGTTCTGATGACTTAAATCTGTGAGACTGTCCCCTTGAGGGGACTACAGGGGTGTTGCTTGAGGGAATCATAGTGGTGTTAAATTCCTCAGATAATTATTTTAAATTAAAACAAAATGAAAAGTTACTTACTGTTACTATACAAACTCATCAACTACAATGTCAAGGTGATATTCGCAAACAAGTTCATTTATTTTGTGGTGGCGTCCTTTTTGTTTTTTGCTTTTATTATCACCATTGCCATTTTTGATGACCCTGATTTTAATGAGGCGGTAATCTATGGTTTCCTAGTGTTTCCTGGATTACTGCTGATCTTCTACCCTATGGCTTATGGTATTCAAAACGATGATGATTCGAAGATGCTAGAGACCATTTTCGGCATTCCAAATTACCGCTATAAAGTATGGCTTGTACGATTTGTCTTGGCAGTGGGTGTTGCATTTGTAATTCTTCTGGTTTTGGGTAGCATTGCGAATTTCACCCTTTACCGATTTAATTTGCTGCCAATGGTGGGGCAAGTACTTTTCCCTATTCTTTTTCTTTCTTCATTAGCTTTTATGCTTTCCACTTTAATCAAAAATGGAAATGGTACGGCAATAGTCATTGTCATTGTATCCTTCATCTTTTTTGTATTTGCAAAACCATTGGAATTTAGTGTGTATAATGTATTCCTTAATCCCTTCTCAGAACCACGAGAAATGAGTGAGTTCATCTGGCATAGTATTATATTTAAGAACCGAATATACTTGTTGGTTGCCAGTGCCCTTTGTCTGCTCTATGGGATGTTCAATTTACAGTTTAGGGAGAAGTTTATCTAGGAGTCAATAGTACAAAACTCTTTTTACTACTGGGGTATTGTAGTCATCTAGGGACAAGACAAGGAGATTACCAAAGTCATTTAGATTCTTTTCAAAAAGAAATTTATAATTTACAAAACTTTTTGCTAAATTACATGTATATACATATATGTTATTACATTAAAATAAAAACTATGACACTAAGAGAAAAAACACAAGACATTTACAACTTAATAGGTGAAGGAAAATTATTAGATGCATTCGACAAATATTATGGAGAGAATGTAGTAATCACCGAGCCAAGAGGAACTTGGAAAGGCAAAGCTGAATGCAGAAAGCACGAGGAAGAATTTTTAGGAATGATTAAGGAATTTCATGGAATGGAAGTTCATGCCATTACTTCTGATGAAGAAGCAGGTGTGGTAATGCACGAAACTTCTATGGATGTGACTTTCCAAGATGGAAACCGCGTAAATATGGAGCAGGTAGGTGTGCAGAAATGGGAAGACGGTAAAATCGTTCACGAACGTTTTTACTACCAAGGTTAATTCATAGATAAATTTCAGTTAAAAGCAGGCTATTTTAGTCTGCTTTTTTTATTTCTCTACTACATAACAAGAAATCAAATCAGACAAAAAAAGTTTTATTAAGCAGCTTAAATCCAGCTAAAGCTGGAAATATAACCACAAAGTCACAAAGAAAACAGCCAAAGGCTGTTTAGTCGAACATTTATGTCCCTTTATAAAGATTGTACATTGTTATCTCACTTTAAGTTCAGTCTATAAGGCTGTGATGACTTGATTTGAGAATCAATTGCTTCTATTAATCAAACTCAGAATATTAGATTCATAATAAATAATTAGTTCTCTTAAAACTACTTAATCTATTCCTAATATTCATTTCAATTCGGTTAATTTACTAAGCTTCCGTAGCTTTGCAACTGAGATGGATGAAACACAACAATTTTTTCAGGAAATAGAGAAATCTCTTAAGGAGGATTCTTTTGTAAAGCTTACCTTAAGTAAACCTATACGAAAGTCGGAAGATTTAGAAAATGTTTACTTGCGTGAAGTAGCTATTAAGGACGAAAAAATGATCTCTTTTACCTATCGTTTCAAAACAAATGACCAGGTAAAAAACTATACATTTGAAGAAGCTATAAAGGAATTAGAGAATCTACTGCAGAATTCTTTTCGCATCGCCACCTTATTTACTTTAGAGAAAGATATTGCCATTCGATTCAATAAAAAGGGAAAAGCCACTATTACAAATAATCCTCCTACCTTCAGCGATAAACTGCCTGCCGATCACGATAAGCAGAAAGTGAAGCGCGCTTCTGAAAGCGAGTTTTTATTTCACTTGGGGATAAAGGATAAGCAGGGGAAAGTTATTCCTAAAATGGCTGATAAATTTAAGCAGATTAACAAATACTTAGAAATCATCGATGGATTACTCAAATCTACTTCCCTTCCTAAAAAAA harbors:
- a CDS encoding nuclear transport factor 2 family protein, whose protein sequence is MTLREKTQDIYNLIGEGKLLDAFDKYYGENVVITEPRGTWKGKAECRKHEEEFLGMIKEFHGMEVHAITSDEEAGVVMHETSMDVTFQDGNRVNMEQVGVQKWEDGKIVHERFYYQG